The Phyllopteryx taeniolatus isolate TA_2022b chromosome 19, UOR_Ptae_1.2, whole genome shotgun sequence genome includes the window TAGTATaatatagtgaggataagcggtacggaaaatggatggatggatgatttgagaATGCCCCGCGACCAGTTCCGGGCGTaccgaagtcagctggcataggcacCAGCGCGCCCGCCAGCCTTCAAGGGGGAGAAACGcttgggaaaatggatggatgattgaagAAAAAGTCAATCCGAACATGGCTGTGCACACAGAGAAACTGTAGCTcaacccaagatgtcaaaactttGTTCTATTTGAAATGCTAATCAATACCTGCGCATTTTTTCTTGCGTCACTTCTTGGATGATTTTGGATTTGCGGGCGGAGCTCTCCGCGGCGGCCCGCCGCTCCCTTCGCAGGTCGGCCATGTTGGCGTGGAAGGCGCTCGGGCCCTCGTCCTCCTGAGTCCAACAGTCGTCGGTTAAAAAGGAACAAAGGGAAAGCTAAGAAAAGTGTGTCGGCGTGCGATCGGCGGCCGTAGCAGTGAGGGGGCGGGGCTTGCCGACGCTTCTGAGCGACAAAAGACGAAGGAGAAAGCGGTCACCTGATTGGCCAGCAGCAGTTGTCGGTGCACGCTTTGAGCGTCCGCTCGGATCTTCTTCAGGTCTTCGCCGACCGAGCGGATGATTCCCTCCGCAAGGCtcgccccctcctcttcctacATGACCATTCGGCAGCGCCGGTTAGAAGCCTGGTTGCGCGCCcgcccacgcacgcacgcacgcaggaaTCCACGCACGCACCTGTGGGGGCCGCAGGCCGGCAGTTCTGATGAAGAGGTTTTTCTGGATCAGCAGCCTGGTCTCGGCCCGCTCCTCCAGGATCTGCCGTTCCCGCTCCAGACGCTCGCTGGACAAAACCCGAAACGTCAGCCCACGGCCGCGCGCGCGGGTCAGCGATCGATCACCTGTAGTCTCGCTCCATCTTGTTGAAGATTTCCATGAACTCGCCGCAGACTTCTTCTCGGATCTTGGCCTCCACAACCAAACGGAACGCCGCCTCCCTGTccaactgacacacacacacacacacacacaggcgcgcACCCGAGCGTCGATTTGCTCACGTAACAATGAAGCGACTGACGACCAGAAGTCAAGATTTCATACATGCCTTTTTGAGGAAAGTTTTTGTCTGATATTGCCTTTCAAGAAATCTGGTagtaaaaaaccaaaaaaataaaataataacctgCTTCAAACTAGAGGAAAACATCAGACcttgattatttctcaacatatctcctcgACCCTTTCAATTCGTCTGCTACTCGGGCAAGcccttctctgattggctgacaaatttcaatgaaaaataagttTGTACAGGCCGAAAATCCCCGTCAAACTTCCCTTAAATTGAAGATGATTATTTGTAAGAAGAGCAGCAGAACCGCTCGTGTACGTTGCTCATCATTTGTTCTCTGGGATTTCAGTCCTGTGAAATTCCATAAAAATAGCGTTGCGAAAAGAAAACCTTCTACCTTGACTTCCTCCTCCATGGTCTCCTCCCCATCGCCGTCCTCCTCTTCTGCCTTGAGCACCGTTTCCTCCATCCCACTCTCCTCGTCTTCGGCATCTTCTTCGCCGCCGTCGTCGTCCTCCATGACGTCTTCCAGGGTGGTCTCCCAGGCCACCATGGAGCTTTTGCGCCCGCGCGCCAACAGGTTCCTGCGCCGGTCGGCCCGGTCGATGAGGACGGACACTTCCATGGCCGACCTGAGGGAGGAGTCGTCCAGGCCGGCGGGCTGGGAGTTCAACACCACCACCTGGGGGACACGACGAGAACAACAAGTTAACCCGAGagccccgcctccttcccgaccGAGCGCctcaaacgccagacaatctcGTCTTACAAGATGATCCTGTGGTCCGGCGTGTGTTAAAAGTGGACTCGTCACGATTTTCGGGTCGGAAACAGTTCAGGGCCGACGATCAGAAATAAGGAACGTGTTCAATAGTTTTCACTCGTGTGTAGGTAAAGCCGACTTCTTCCGAGTCATGACTCTGTCAACTGTGACGTGGAACGgaatatagccaatcaagaagcgcccCGACATCCCGACTCCACAAAggggtgacattttttttgtataaacgTAGGTCccccagacggcaagaagtcTTTTCCAAAACAAGGCGATTTTTTGTGAACACCATCGGGAACATTTGGGTAACGTAGGCGCACATCCGGAAgggttcctcctcctcctttttgtgagatcacgtgagATTTCGAGACCGGCGGCGCAACTAAGCCTTTGCGTGTGTGGTGTTGTGTGTTGAGCTTGTCAGACAGAGCAGGCCACACACAGGTTGACCAAAACTGTTCAATAAGCTTTTTCGATACATGAGAATTGAGGACAAATCCAAAAATATCGGGCCAATCGTTCTGATTTGATCAGAGGTCAAAAGTCTCCAATGAAATCGAACACGCCTCCGACTGGTTTCCAGGCCACTGAGACAGGCCCTTAAGACACCGGCGAACTCTTTGAAATGTCCTTTAACATCACGCTTGTGTGATAATAAGCCAGATTGCGGGAGCACCTTCTGGGCGAGGGCGGAGAACTTGAGGACGTTGAGCGTCTCGTCCACGCAGGAGGAGTTCTGGCTGATGTTGACCACCATGGACACCTTGCCggcaccacagaagaagaactgCAAGAAGTGAGTCAGCTTGGACTCCCGGAAGGGAACGTGGTGCTGGAACCTGCACACGGGCACCCACAGcagttttccttttgttttaaattcactcATCTCCGTTCGAAAATCAAAACAATTCGAGCTTAGAGCGGCGATGAAggctcattttcatataattcgatgaataacggtaaagacgggGTCCGCTGAATTTCcgtttgaaaataaaatcatttgacTGATGCGTGTTTGAATTATTGTCAGtcgttatccatcaaaaggacACGACAAAAATATTCCAAAGTAATATTCTCAGTTTGAATGGCAAAATGTCTTTGATATTTTGGGATCGAACATTGTCTCTCTGGCGCCTCAGCAAACGCGACATAGGAATTCAAATGGTCCACGCGTTCCTCGGTACCAGACCGGAGGCCTGAAATCGGCTCATTGGAATATCTCGACCCGATCTACGTAACTCGCCAAGATCTCGACGCAACAAAACGGAGTCAACCGATCAggggaaagggggcggtcttagccaaatctGGCTCccacagaagtagctgtcaggggGGCCTTTCCTGGACACTCGACTCTGACCAAACCAAGGTGCTGTTGGaaatgaaatggacactttGATACTAAGTTACGCTACGGAGGTCCAAATGGACAAATACATCGTGGTGTCAAAAACGTCTTTTACCAATGGCACTCCAACTGTCCTTagcgttaatgccactggagagatgATGCTGCAATACACCAGACGGATCTGTGACgtgtcagccattttgcattgacagcaaaataaatgcggTTATTTCTGAGACctttgcatgtctttaccgttattctGATTGTATGAAGACAAGAGTGGCTTTCCtgagtagggttagggttcgcCCTGATGGGCAACGCATGTAAATTGTGCAGCTCACAGCATTTTTATGTGTTAAGcggtttgtctttaccgttataaaAAGTTGATTTCGATGGGCCATCGCCATTAGCTCTGCCAACTTGATGAATGCGTACAATTTGAAATCATGAATAGATTTTGGAAAATAGGACTTGAAGCATGGCTGTTTCAACATTGGAGACATTTACTCTTATAAAATcccacccaaaaaatgttttgactgttattgatcaaactATATGAAAATTACtccttaacacacacacacacacacacaggcgtgGCGCGTACTTGGCGTTCTGCTTGACCCTCATGGCGTGGATGCACTTCCCGAGAGCGAGTAGCGAGCTGTTGATGTTTCCCGCCTCCTTCAGGCGCTCTCCCGTGTTGCGCGTGCGCGAGCAGCGCTCCGACCCAGCCAGGTCGCACAACGCCAGCctagacacacaaacaaatgcgCCAGGTACACGAGGCGGGCGTCGGGCGAGAGGGGGCGACGCCGAGGCGGCGCTCACTCGCTGACGCCGAGGAATCTGGGAACGGCGGAGTCGTCCGCTCGGAGGATCCTGATGGAGAAGATGCTGTGGCTGTGCAAACAGACGGCCGGCCGGCGGTGAGTACGAGCGGACGACGGGGGACGGGAAGCGCTCGCTCACCTCCTGCTGGACTGATGGTTGAGCTTGGTGGAGGCCAAGCTTTGGTTCTTCCTGCCGATCTTCACGACCTTGTAGGCCTCCTCTGGGCTGCTCACCTGGATCCACTTCAGGTCTGCGCGACACACCACACTTCAAGTGTgtctgagcaggtgtgtgtgtgtgtgtgtctggataTCTGTGAATGGTGTCATGTTTTTGTGCTGGGTAATTACGGAAACATTTATAATCCAGTGCATGCATGGTGATACATTTTCAGCCAGataaaaagagtagaagaagaaagtcaaagtttaacttgattatgaatttgtttttcacagattaggaagaatatatacctgtgtgagtattgttatatgacctacgtttgtgtgtgaatattggTTATTTGAAGGGAAATCCCTCCTGTGATGTCGAAGgcaaaaaatctgttttttcattgagtgtCAGCATAAAGCTGTCAAGGAAGTGTGTGTTCTACTTAAAAATACAATGTGTGCAATTGCTTTTGTTGCGCGTTTCGTTTGTTGGAGTCAACTCCAACTGGGGAGGGCAGAAAAACATACGTCACACGGTGCGTTCAAGGTGCTTCTACAACGCAGGAACTTGCAATACACCGCAGCGTTTGGCACATTCGTTTTTCGCCGATTGGCTAGTGTCCTTTGTTCCGTCTTCTTCTGTCTACTCTGTGTAAAGCGGCAATTTGTTCGTTGAAAGGCACTATTTGAATCCAAGCTATTAGTATTATTCCGATGTTTTTTGGATAATCCTGAGAAGCCAAAATTGCAATCACGATTAATCGCCGAGCCCTACAGTGCGcgtttgtctttgtgtgcgCACACCTGTGTCtttgtgcgtgtgcgcatgtttttgtgtataTACTTGTATGTTGTATTTGTGTGAGACTGCGTTTGTTTTTGCACGCGCATGCATTCGTGTCTGtgtggaaatgtgtgtgtgttggggaatGAGTTACCCCTGATGAAGGAATTTCCTTTGATGTCCTGAGACAGACGGAGCACCGTCCTCTTCACGTGTCCACCTGCGACCTGAACACGCGGTTCCGCGACTCCATCAGCCGATCGGGGAACACGCCGCGCTGCGCGGCACATTTACATCGTGCGTGTGCGTTACCTGCTCCAGAAGGTCGTGAATGTTGTCGTTGTAAATCTCGCAGAAGGAAACCCAAACGGAGAAGCGAACATTGGCAGCCACCTCCAGAGCGAAGCGGTCGCTCTCAGAAACGCCGCTCGCGCTGCAGTCGGAGCTGAGAGACGAGGCTGACGCACGCGTCGACATGCACACCGTTAGCTGATGTAAGGAGAAAACTTCACATCTCAGCGGCTAGAAAAATCGACGTCAACAATCAAGACAAGTTACCAACCATCAAGAGAAGTTGATCTGGCAGTGGCATTTTTGTCAATCTGCAAcggcaaacaaacacacaaatcgtTTACTGGATTAGAAACGCAACACTTCTAAAGGACAAGCAGAGTCAGCGTCCGCTCGTCCTCATCGATGTTGTGAAAGCGGGGGCCGTGTCCTCAAGTGCAGACAAAACACCTTTGGAGCCTCAACCGAATATAATACCATCCTATTTTCCCCATAAATGTGAACAATTGTGTTCTGTAAATAAGTGTTTTTGAGAGGTCTACTTTGTTGCTCTCAATGCTGCCAAACTGACTTTCATTGCCCCTGTTAGCGTCTTTCTTTCACTTCGGTGTTCGCCATTCACAATTTCTGAtgtcaaaaaatacataaggtTGCCCAGttttatatttcatgttttcagaACGTCCGTCTGATTTTattctttaatttctttgaGTAAATCCGCGATCGGTAATGCCGATGTGATAAGTTCAACTGGCTTTTAAATCTGTCGGCGGTTTGTCAGTGCAGACAATTTGATGTCGCGCGGGCGACCTCTCTGACGGTCCTCAGCAGACCGGTCTTGCCGGCGCTCTCCGCCCTCTGCTGGTCCGCAGTCAGTCGGACGAAGTCTCGACAACGGTGAGGTTTCAGATCGCAGCCGTCATACAGACGACCTTCCGTGCTGTTGAAGATCACCCGCAGACAGCGAGGCAGTAGGCCGCTGTCGTGGTCCGGACCTAAAAATGGGGGCATGCCGTCAGAGAAggcggacagacagacagacagtcagCGTCGTCGTGTTCCAACCGAGGAAGGTGAAGGTTTTCCCAGCGTTGGTGACGCCGTAAGTGAACAGCAGGCAGTTTTCGCCACGCAGAACGTCTCGCACCAAACTACGAACTGATCCCTCAAACACTTTCCTCTGACTGGCATCTGGTCCAAACACCTAACAGGAAGTGACATCGTCTCACAGCTCAACACGGAGATCGGAGAGAATGCGTGTGGGCACGCGTTTACCTGGGTGAAGGTGAACCTCTGAGCAGTCTGAGGAGGGATCTTGTCAGCCTGCCTGCTCCGGGGTGCTTTGAGGACCACAGTGTGAGGACCCTCGATGGCCACGCAGTCCTGAGCATATTTGCAAGCAGAATCATTCTGAACTTTGACCCCTCGACGTAGTCATCGCGCGCGTTACCTGCGACTCTCCGGTCTCTGCTCCTGTGAGCGGTCGAACCCTCAGATAGACCTGCAGGTTCTCCGACCGGCTCGGAACTTCTTCCTGAGGACGAGGACGCGccgacacacagacagacacacgcgCACCCAAGCTCATCGTTACCGATCGATGGCGATCACGGACAGTCGAGTGAATGAGCGCTGTGCCTGTTGGCAGGCGCTTTTGGTTTTTCCCAGGGCCACCCCAGAACTGAAGCACCCTGTTGAGAGACACTCTATCTAGGTCCTCACTTGTTGCCTTACATCCTCGACTGTTTTATAATACAGTTCTACAATGTTTACAGGTGATGTGCAGTATCGCGCTTATGCCACAGTGAGGCGCTAGGACACACGCTGTAGGACGCACGCCAGCAGAGTCACGACGCCTTTCATGTTTGCTTTCTTCCTGCGTGTCAGCAGAGTTCTTCGACGCTTTAGTTCCCTGCGGCTCTCCTGATTGGCCAAATAGACTCGTTTTTCCCCATCGTACGTTCGTCCGAAGGCAACGACTTAACACGCCTTACACCCAAAATAGAATAACTTCACTAAAGTCAAAcattagatggatggataggtaaTTTTATTAATCCAGTGACAAAAAGAGAAGCAGCTTTCAGGACAGACcaataaatgtatattaaaaagtTTGCACGCTGGTATATGTTAAAcgggaaaaaagtatttagtcggccaccaattgtgcaagttctcccacttaaaaagatgagagaggcctgtatttttttatcataggtatacctcacctatgatagacaaaatgagaagaaaaaaaataacatccagaaaatcacattgtctgatttttaaagaatttattagcaaatgacGGTCAAAattaagtatttggtcacctaaaaacaagcaagatttctggctctcacagacctgtaacttctttaggAGGCACCTGTGTTAATGGCACCtctttgaactcatcagtataaaaggcACCTGTCCAccacctcaaacagtcacactccaaactccactatgaccaagaccaaagagctgtcaaaggacaccagaaccaaaattgtagacctgcaccaggctgggaagactgaatctgcaataggtaagcagcctGCTgggaagaaatcaactgtgggttCCCACAATTATTAGAAAAGGGAAGACATACGACACCACAGATAATCTCCCTCGACCTGGGGCTTAAACGCAAGCCGTCACCCCGTGGCGTCAAAACGATCACAAgaatggtgagcaaaaatcccagaaccacaccgAGCGGatctagtgaatgacctgcaaagagctgggaccaaagtaacaaaggctaccatcagtaacacactacgccgccagggactcaaatcctgcagtgccagacgtatCCCCCTGTTTAAGCCAGTAcgtgtccaggcccgtctgaagtttgctagggagcatttggatgatccagaagaggattgggagaatgaaACCAAACTAGAACTTTTTGGtcaaaactcaacttgttgtgtttggaggagaaagaatgctgagtttcATCCAAAGAaaaccatacctactgtgaagcatgggggtggaaacctCAGGCTTCGGGGcggtttttctgcaaagggaccaggacaactgatccgtgtaaaggataGAATAAATGGGGCCATGGATCGTGAGATTTGGAGTGAACACCTCCTttcatcagcaagggcattgaagatgaaacgtggttGGGTCTTACAGCATGACAacgatcccaaacacaccgcccgagCAACGAAGGAgcggcttcgtaagaagcacttcaaggtcctggagtggcctagccagtctccagatctaaACCCCAGAGAAAATCTtcggagggagttgaaagtctgtgttgcccaacgacagccccaaaacatcactgctcgagAGGAgagctgcatggaggaatgggccaaaataccagcaacagtctGTGGAAACCTTGGGAAGACGAccaagggtatataacaaagtattgagaggaacttttgttattgaccataTACCTATTTTCTACCATAATTTGCTACTAAATTCTTTCAAAATCTgcggtatacctatgatgaaaattacaggcgtCTCATCTTTTTAACTTTCACAATTTGTGGCTGACGAAATACTTTTTTGTCCCACTGTATGCAtttatatgtaaataaataaataaatagattatGCTACAATATTTGGTGGTAATCACATTACTataaattcaatgaaaatgtgcGCAATGTGCATTACGTTTTTATTGACTGCAAACGCAATATGCACTCAACTGAGATACATCTGGGCTGTTGTATTTTTAGGCACGAgttattaataatgaataatactCGAAAGAGACACTTGAGTATTTTAGTTGGTGTTCCGCATTTTAgtagtttacatgttctcctgtgcttgcgtgggctttctgcaggtactccagtttGCTCGCACGTTCCAAAGACGCACGTCAGGTTCGCTGAAGAGGAAATCTTCCAAAGGTGCGAATGGCAGCTCATCcaatgtgccatgtgattggctggcgaccaggtcagggtgtacccggtcatctgggataggcgccagcacactcgcggtaaaaataaataaataaaccaatgGACAGATGAATAATATAGTATcatgtataatataatatgtattatcattattaccTGCTTTATGAACGATTCAATTCTAAGTGTGATTTTGCACAAATAGACAGACGTATTGCACTGGTTGGTGAAAGCGAGAGTTACAGAATTGGGTGAACGATTACGATGGCAACAGCTCAGGGCAAGGTACGGTTTGTCGGTCTGTTTGAGCTGGGGGGTATTCCGGCAAGCAGGTTATGTGAAAACCCGGGAGGAAGTTGATCCTGAGACGAGGGAAAGCCTGATCGATCGGTTTCCAAGAGTCAGGTAAGAGGAATCCCGACTCAGTCACCGCGGTAACAGACTCCGTGAACCTAACCTGCTCGCTAGCTTTGGCTGTGGCCGTGAACGAACTTGGCTCAAGGTGAAGGGACTTAAACTTGATTGAACTAATTCGGCTCAGTTGTTCCAGACCTGAATGATCCCAGTTCTTGAGTTCGGGGGAAGTCACGTGAGAACTGAACTCGGCTTTTGATTCAGAGCACAGTGAACCTTCTGGCTGGAATAACCCCCTGACCTTTCATTTAGAGCAGGACAAAGACCTTTCGTTGAGTTTGTGTTTGCTTATTTTTGCGAAAGTGCAATTACAATGAAGGTGATCGTGACCTGCTTGGGTAGAGCCGAGAATTCATCCAGCAGGTCTCGCTTGATGTCGTTCACCTCCACCGGGCCGATCCTCTCCGGCCTCCCGGCTAAACACGACTCCATCCGCTTGTTCGAatcacaaagacacacactgaATCGGCTAACATCCCCTTAAATTCTGTTATGATGCTGACTTTACAACGACAATTGTCATTTCACATGGAGGAGTTTGCGGATGTCTCACAGTAACGCTACATACTCAAGCAGCAACTCGCATGAATACAAAAAGTGAGTTTGTCAGCAAGACAACGAACTAAAGTGTGAAATGTCGACGATTCAATTTGTTAAccatgtgaagcactttgtgagtcCTGTGTGAGAAGTGCCGCACGTATAAATTAAATTGACGGACTTACTTAAGGTCACGGCGGTGTCAACGTTGCTGCTGTTAGCATAGCCACAGCTAGCCAACTGACAACGGGCCCGCTCCGTGAGTGTTTGAAGACAATGTTTGGACGGAATTTGAGATATGGACGTCCAAAATGCGCTACATGTGTTTGTTTCCCCCAAAAAGCTCTACTCACTGTGGATAATATTTGAATACGCAAAGGTCTCCGCAACTTGCTCGCCCTCCGCGCTCCGCGCTCCACTTTTAAACTGGAAACAAACGACCAATCAAGGAAAAGCTCGGCCTGTAACGTAACGTACAGCGCGACGTGACgtcaacaaaaaagacaatcgTAATTTAGTCGCCTATTTTTAAAGGGAATTAATTCTGACATGTAGCAAAATTTTACCGCTTTAATTTATGGATTTATTTTCCTCCAAACACAAAACAGACATCCTTATAGAAATGGACAAACCCACGTCGCGTGAAAGTGACGTCACAATACCGGGGGCGTGGCCGACAGGCGGAAGAAGTTTGAAGCGGATTTATGGATTAGATTACAACACCGGCGACATTAGAAACATAACACCGACGGACTCTTAAACCCTTTTTGTTGTCGTTTAACTCAAAACCCTCGACGACGTTGTGTCATAAAGTGCTAAAACGCGGGAAAGGGCGCCATTAGGGAGACGCTGCATACGGTTTCCTTGACAACGGTGAGACAACAAGGCCAATCCGGGATCAGTCGTTCTGCATCATGTTTCTTGTACTCGATTGTTTACATGCTGCGGAGACAATGTTATGTGCGGATCTTCTCGTTTGTCCAGTCCGTCCTTCCTTCTGTTGTCCGTCTTTCCATGCAAACCCTGCTCATCGACCTGAGCAGGGTTTGCAAGACCAACGTGAGGATCTCTTAAATGCCAATGGCGCAGCAGAGTTTTGCGTTTAAACATGACAAGTGCTTGAGTGGCCGCCCTCTTTGGAATGTTCTCAAAAACACGGAACGGTCACTtcaaatgcctctaaaatcCCTCGTAACAAAGAATTTTGGGGAACAAAAAGATTGATTGACGACGATATGACCTATTTTACTGCCCTTCTCACCAATAATGTTCGATTTGCGTTTCAGGGCAAGTGACACCTTTTGAAATGTCACGGTCATTTTGGACGGGAATTTCGGCCCGAACATGCTTAGTTGTGGATATTTTGAACTGATACTTGTAAGCCAATCAGAGAAGGTCTTCCCTGAGTAGCAGACCAAATGCAATTGTCCAGGATTAATGTTAATGAAATAATCAAGTCACACTGTTTTACTCCAATTTGAAGGCGTTTCTTGACCCGATTTTCTACGGGTGATATCAAACATCCCGTTTGTTTCCCCCGTCAcgaaaacaaaatcaaacagcAGCGCAGCGGACAGTTGGTgccgggattcaaaccagcaacccttcggtcactggatgaCCCGCTCTAACGACTGAGCCGCAGCCGCCCTGCTCGCCCCACGCACGATCGCGCTGGCATCGGAT containing:
- the LOC133469127 gene encoding kinesin-like protein KIF20B isoform X3: MESCLAGRPERIGPVEVNDIKRDLLDEFSALPKQEEVPSRSENLQVYLRVRPLTGAETGESQDCVAIEGPHTVVLKAPRSRQADKIPPQTAQRFTFTQVFGPDASQRKVFEGSVRSLVRDVLRGENCLLFTYGVTNAGKTFTFLGPDHDSGLLPRCLRVIFNSTEGRLYDGCDLKPHRCRDFVRLTADQQRAESAGKTGLLRTVREIDKNATARSTSLDASSLSSDCSASGVSESDRFALEVAANVRFSVWVSFCEIYNDNIHDLLEQVAGGHVKRTVLRLSQDIKGNSFIRDLKWIQVSSPEEAYKVVKIGRKNQSLASTKLNHQSSRRLALCDLAGSERCSRTRNTGERLKEAGNINSSLLALGKCIHAMRVKQNAKFQHHVPFRESKLTHFLQFFFCGAGKVSMVVNISQNSSCVDETLNVLKFSALAQKVVVLNSQPAGLDDSSLRSAMEVSVLIDRADRRRNLLARGRKSSMVAWETTLEDVMEDDDGGEEDAEDEESGMEETVLKAEEEDGDGEETMEEEVKLDREAAFRLVVEAKIREEVCGEFMEIFNKMERDYSERLERERQILEERAETRLLIQKNLFIRTAGLRPPQEEEGASLAEGIIRSVGEDLKKIRADAQSVHRQLLLANQEDEGPSAFHANMADLRRERRAAAESSARKSKIIQEVTQEKMRSDSKCERLAEELANQKAAYCRQIGELRAELEHQGAALRRKIDDDLARQQERRDRLRHPRDPCEEKRLRKWMDGWMDELERVVREKEALVEEHERQTDALRRELERRRHDEEREEKAVLADEPEEEMHRPWERRRQEVRAQEPSVCAQPEVSPFNAIQSKGKSSARKRKSCQVEGLSSSDNKRANIRSVTQQKASPSVLSSAAKSVFGLVGSVTMAAKPKRGRRKLYGKEEAAPLIISPHATCTAADADEKESDHMIMKRQLRSKTGRK
- the LOC133469127 gene encoding kinesin-like protein KIF20B isoform X2, translating into MESCLAGRPERIGPVEVNDIKRDLLDEFSALPKQEEVPSRSENLQVYLRVRPLTGAETGESQDCVAIEGPHTVVLKAPRSRQADKIPPQTAQRFTFTQVFGPDASQRKVFEGSVRSLVRDVLRGENCLLFTYGVTNAGKTFTFLGPDHDSGLLPRCLRVIFNSTEGRLYDGCDLKPHRCRDFVRLTADQQRAESAGKTGLLRTVREIDKNATARSTSLDASSLSSDCSASGVSESDRFALEVAANVRFSVWVSFCEIYNDNIHDLLEQVAGGHVKRTVLRLSQDIKGNSFIRDLKWIQVSSPEEAYKVVKIGRKNQSLASTKLNHQSSRSHSIFSIRILRADDSAVPRFLGVSELALCDLAGSERCSRTRNTGERLKEAGNINSSLLALGKCIHAMRVKQNAKFQHHVPFRESKLTHFLQFFFCGAGKVSMVVNISQNSSCVDETLNVLKFSALAQKVVVLNSQPAGLDDSSLRSAMEVSVLIDRADRRRNLLARGRKSSMVAWETTLEDVMEDDDGGEEDAEDEESGMEETVLKAEEEDGDGEETMEEEVKLDREAAFRLVVEAKIREEVCGEFMEIFNKMERDYSERLERERQILEERAETRLLIQKNLFIRTAGLRPPQEEEGASLAEGIIRSVGEDLKKIRADAQSVHRQLLLANQEDEGPSAFHANMADLRRERRAAAESSARKSKIIQEVTQEKMRSDSKCERLAEELANQKAAYCRQIGELRAELEHQGAALRRKIDDDLARQQERRDRLRHPRDPCEEKRLRKWMDGWMDELERVVREKEALVEEHERQTDALRRELERRRHDEEREEKAVLADEPEEEMHRPWERRRQEEPSVCAQPEVSPFNAIQSKGKSSARKRKSCQVEGLSSSDNKRANIRSVTQQKASPSVLSSAAKSVFGLVGSVTMAAKPKRGRRKLYGKEEAAPLIISPHATCTAADADEKESDHMIMKRQLRSKTGRK
- the LOC133469127 gene encoding kinesin-like protein KIF20B isoform X4 is translated as MESCLAGRPERIGPVEVNDIKRDLLDEFSALPKQEEVPSRSENLQVYLRVRPLTGAETGESQDCVAIEGPHTVVLKAPRSRQADKIPPQTAQRFTFTQVFGPDASQRKVFEGSVRSLVRDVLRGENCLLFTYGVTNAGKTFTFLGPDHDSGLLPRCLRVIFNSTEGRLYDGCDLKPHRCRDFVRLTADQQRAESAGKTGLLRTVREIDKNATARSTSLDASSLSSDCSASGVSESDRFALEVAANVRFSVWVSFCEIYNDNIHDLLEQVAGGHVKRTVLRLSQDIKGNSFIRDLKWIQVSSPEEAYKVVKIGRKNQSLASTKLNHQSSRSHSIFSIRILRADDSAVPRFLGVSELALCDLAGSERCSRTRNTGERLKEAGNINSSLLALGKCIHAMRVKQNAKFQHHVPFRESKLTHFLQFFFCGAGKVSMVVNISQNSSCVDETLNVLKFSALAQKVVVLNSQPAGLDDSSLRSAMEVSVLIDRADRRRNLLARGRKSSMVAWETTLEDVMEDDDGGEEDAEDEESGMEETVLKAEEEDGDGEETMEEEVKLDREAAFRLVVEAKIREEVCGEFMEIFNKMERDYSERLERERQILEERAETRLLIQKNLFIRTAGLRPPQEEEGASLAEGIIRSVGEDLKKIRADAQSVHRQLLLANQEDEGPSAFHANMADLRRERRAAAESSARKSKIIQEVTQEKMRSDSKCERLAEELANQKAAYCRQIGELRAELEHQGAALRRKIDDDLARQQELERVVREKEALVEEHERQTDALRRELERRRHDEEREEKAVLADEPEEEMHRPWERRRQEVRAQEPSVCAQPEVSPFNAIQSKGKSSARKRKSCQVEGLSSSDNKRANIRSVTQQKASPSVLSSAAKSVFGLVGSVTMAAKPKRGRRKLYGKEEAAPLIISPHATCTAADADEKESDHMIMKRQLRSKTGRK